The nucleotide sequence GCTCAGACATGATGTCCCCCGGATTCCTCGGTGATGATGCCCTCGCAGGTCCGGATCGCCACCCGGGCCGCGACGGCCAGTTGTCGTGGGCAGAGTGGACTCTCGGCCCGGCGTTGCCAGGCCAAAAGCGCGGACGTCGCGGCCTGGCGCCGGCTGGTCGGCCCGGCGTCCGGCGGCAACCCGAGCCGGGAGGTGACCGACTGTCCGGCACCACCGATCACCTGCTCCAGCTCGGCGAGCACCTCGGGGCGGCCGGTCACCCAGCCGGCCCGCAGCGACGAGAGCACCCGCAACTCGTGCAGCGGGTGGGCGCCGGCCAGGATCTGCTCCACTGCTGCGGCCAGGGCCGTCGCGCCGGGCACCGGGTGCCGCCGCACCAGGGCATCGACGCCCAGCAGCGCCGAGCGCGACTTGAGCAACTCGGCCCGTTCGTGGAACAGGCTCTGCAGCACCGCATTCAGGTCGTCGAGGCCGCTGACGGCGGTCAGTTCACGGGCCAGCTCGGACGCCGTGACGGTGCGTCGGCGCAACACCGTCAAGGCCGCGCGCAGGCCGAACAGCCCGAACCGATCGAGCAGTGCGGTGCGTTCGGCGGCGCTCAGGCCCAGGTCGGGCAGGGTGGTGACGAACCGGTCGGCCGAGAGCAGCAACAGCTCGGCGTCGGGTGCCGGCAGGGCGGCGATGAGCTCGAGCTGCTTGGCCTCTCGCTCGGTCAGGGTGGTGGCGGTCTGGGCGAGCAGGCCGGCGACCGGCACCACGGTCTGAGCCACCCGGCGCACCTGCGGGTCGGCGGCCAGCCGTCGGGCGATCGCCGCAGCCGAGCGCAGGGCGTCCGCTCGTCCGGCACCGATCTCGTCGGCTCGGGACAGCACCGCGATGGCGTTGACCGGGTTGGGCCGGCTCACCTCACGGTCGTGGAAGCCGGCCAGGAACTCGACGTCGTCGCGGTGGGCGTGGGTCATCAGGTAGATCACGGCGTCGGCCGGGGTCACCTCGTCGTCCGAGGCGAGCAACTCCCAGGTGCGGCGGGCGATCTGCTCCGACAGCGACCCGATGCCCGGGGTGTCGATCAGCGTCGATCGACGCAGCGCCTGAGAGGGCCAGCTGATCGTGATGCTGTGCAGCTGGTCGGGCGCCTCGCCCGCGAGGTCGATCTCGATCGGTCCGTCCTGCCGGCCGAACCGGGCCTGCCGGCTGCTGCCGTCGGGGCGGGTGAGCGTGACCTGATAGGTGTGTCCGTCGGTGTACCAGGTCACCACCCGGGTGCACTCGCCGGCGTCGGTCGGGGCCAACCGCTCGCCGATCAGGGCGTTGAGCAGCGTGGACTTTCCCGCCTTGACCCGCCCGGCGACGGCGACCCGAAGCGGTGCGTCCAGGCGTCGGCGCAAGTCCATGAGGCGTTGTCTCACAGGGGCTTCGGCGCGGGGTGCGCTGCCGGAGTAGACGGTGAGGGCATGCTCGATGAGCCGGTGGGTCTGCCCCAGCAGGGACGACGGCGGCCGGCCGACGCTGTCACCCGGCGGCACGGGTCGACCCTCCCGGTTCCTGGTCCTCGACGTCGGTGAGCGCGGCGGATGGTGGCGTGGCGATGGCCTCGGCCATGGTCCGCAGCCGGCGCAGTCGGTCGAGCTCGGCGTCGACGTCGCGCAGCCGCCGGGTGCGTTCGGACTGGCCGGCCTCCGCGGCCTCGGTGGCCGCTCGCAGGGCGGTACCACTGGACCGGCTCAGCTCGTCGGCGCGTGTGGCGTAGTGGTCGCGCAACTGCCGCTGGATGCGGCGCAGGGTGTCGCGAGAGTCCTTGCCGATCACGAACTGCACGTCGTCGCAGTAACGGCGCACGGCTTGTCGAGCCAGGGCGCGCCGATGCTCCAGGCGGCGCTTCTTCTCCTCCTTCAGGCCGCGCTGACCCATCACCAGCCCGACCCCGACGCCCAACGGGCCGAGGGACAGGTGAAGCAGGCTGCCCAACACGGTGAACATCAGCATGCCGGTGTAGCTGCTGCGCAGCGCCACCATGGTCTGGGTGCCGGCGGTCATCCGTTCGAGCGCCACCTCGTGGGTCAGGGATTGGCGGTTCAAGACACCGGTCGGGTCGTACACCCCGAGCCCGGTCAGCGGGCTCGAGCCATCACGGAAGTGCTGTCCGACGTGGTCACTCAGGGCCAGCGCCCGGGTCTTGAGCAGGGTGTAGTTGGCCACCAGCTCGTGCGCGGTACGGCTCTCGAGCCAGGCCTCCAGCGTGGGCCAGGCATCCAGCGGGTCGGCGGCCTCGATGGCCTCGTCGGCCGCCTCGACCGTGAGGCGGATGCGGCGGCGCAGGTCGTGGTCGACGTCGGCGGTCAGATCGGCGATGCCGTCCGAGAGGGTCTGGTTCCACCGCGAGGCCGCGCCCCGCAGTTCGTCGACCTGGCGACGGGTCGCGGCCAGGTCGTCGATGATGCTGCGGCTGCGCGCCGGGTCGACCAGGACGGCGCGTTCGGAGTCGAACGGCACCTCCAGCTGCCGGCACACCGAGATCACCTCGGCCGCGGCGAGTGTCGCCTGCCGGTGCCGCGCGTCCCCGGTCACCTGCTCGGCCACGAACCGCACCAGCGGGGGGAATCCCGACTCCTCGTTGAGGGCTCGGTCGGCGCCGCGGGCCGCGAGGTGGCGCAGCGTGGAGGACACGGCCACCAGCTCGACGTCCGGCAGGGCGGTGGCCAGATGGGCCTGGTCGAGGTCGCGGATGGTGCGCCACTGCGGATAGAGGTCGATCTTGGTGAGGACACAGAGCACGGCCGGGCACAGGTCGCGCGCCGCTCGCAGGAAGGCGACCTCGGCGGCGGTGAGTTCGCGCGAGGCATCGGTGACGAAGAGCAGGGCATCGGCCGTGGCCGCTGCGGTCAGGGTGATCGCGGCGTGGGAGGAGGCCAGGCCGCCGAGCCCCGGGGTGTCGACGAGCACCAAGCCGCCGGCCAGCAGCGCGCGCGGCAACCGGACCTCGACGCCGATCAGGTGGTCGGCCGTCCGAGCAGCCGTCGGGTTGGTGGAGCTCGCGGCGTCCGTCGCTCGGTGCGGCTCGACCACGTGGCGCCGCAGGGAGCCGGCGGCGATGGGCTCGCGCCGCGGCGGGTCACCGTCGTACACCAGACAGGCGCTGGGGTGCTCGCCGTGGCGCAGGTAGGTGGCCACGGCGGTGGCCAGGTCGTCGTCCACCGGGCAACAGGGGGCACCGACCAGGGCGTTGACCAGCGAACTCTTGCCCTGCTTGAACTCTCCGGTCACCACGACGTGAAAGCCCGGGTCGGCCAGTCGCCGGCGCAGCAGGGTCAGTCGGTGGCCGAGGTCCGGGCGGCCGTAGGCGGTGCACGCCTGAAGGCCGAGCTCGACCAGAGCCCGGGTCCGGTCGAGCGACTCGGTGGGTGCGGGCATGGTGGGTCACCTCCACTCGTGCTGGGTGGGCAGAGCCGGTGCCGGATCGCGGCATCGAGTCGTCGCGGGACCGTTCGCGGGGGCAGGGCGGCGGGCCGGCGCGCGTCGACTGGAGGGATCGAGTCGACGCGCGCCGGTGGATCAGGCCCGTGAGCCGGGCCGTCATCAGGCCGGAGGATCAGCCGATGGTCGGCGGGTCGTGCGGCACCGAACCCGGGTCGCCCGAGTCGTGACCCGGCTGCTGCCCACCCCCGTGGTGGCCGGTGTCGCTGTGGTGATCGCTGCCGTGGTGATCGTTGGAGTGGTGTCCACCGCCCTGGCCGTCGTCATCGTGTCCGCCGTCGTTCCCGCCGTCGTGTCCACCGTGGTGCCCGCCGTCACCGTGCCCACCGCCACCACCGTGGTGGTCGACGATCACGGTGTCGTTGTCGTCGTGGCGGTTGTCGCGGTCGACCCTGATGTCGACGTCCTGGTCGACGTGGCTGGAGTCGTGCGAATCGTTGGAGTGGCCGGTGGCGTCCCCCACGCCCGAGACCGCTCCACCGTGACTGGCGTCGTTGTGCGAGACGTTGGTGGCACCGCCGCCGAAGGCCCCGGCCTGACCGTCGCCGCCGACCGTGTTGCCCGAGGCCACCTGCTGGTTACCGGCGCCGAAGTTGAACCCGGCGCCGTTGGCGTCGCCGTCGATCAGCGGGCTGTTGTCGCCGCTGGTCGAGTTGGCGTCGCCGAACCCGGATTGGGCGCCGGAGTTGCCCTCACCGCTGACGTTCTGGGCCTGGCCGCCGCCGTGCGTGACCTGGTTGCCGTCGCCGTCGATGTCGGTCTGGCTCTGGTCGATGGACAGGTCGCCGGTGAAGACCCCCTGGAACAGGTTGTCCTGGTCGTTGATCGTCTGTTCGTAGCTGTTGTAGTTGTAGACGATCTGCTCGGCGGGCGAGGCGGCGGTGCTGGAGCCGTGGCTCGACCCGCCGCTCGACCCACCACTGGACCCGCCGGAACCACCCGATCCGACGGAGCTGCTGCCCGAGGAGTTGTGCGTGCTGTTCCCCTGCACCACGACGTTGCCGTTGCCGTTGTAGCTCTGCTGCACCGCCGTGAAGTAGTCGCTCCACAATGGCGCGTCCGGGGTCAGGCACAGCGCCTGCAGCAGGTCACCGGTGTCGGCCTGGCTGAGCTCCTCGTCGGTGACCCCGACGCGCTGTTTGGCGGCCTCGACCGCACTGTCCGGATCGAGGCCGCCGGTGATCAGCGCCAGCGCCTCGCGAATGAACTCCACGGTCTTGTCGGTGACCGTTCCCATGATCGACATCTGGTTCCCCTTCTCGCCTCGCCCCCCGAAGGGGCTGCTCGACCGAGCCGCCGATCGGTGACGACTCGAGTACGAACGGACCGTACGAAGGGGGTGTCAGCGCGTGGTCAGCGCCCGCTCAGCACGACATCAGCACGCGATGTCCCGGGCACAAACGACCATGATCACCGTTAGATCGCAGTTCGCCACCGCCCGGCCGGAGCAATCTGCGATCTAACAGCGATCATGGGCGCGGGGTGTGCTCCGCGGGGCTGGAGGGTCGGCTGGAGGTCGGCTGGAGGTCGGCTGGAGGTCGGCTGGAGGTCGGCTGGAGGGTCGGCTCGGCGGCGGCCTCGGGGTCGGCTCAGGTACCGCAGAATGTTCGATACGTGGCGGTGACGTCGGTGGGGGCAGGCTCGGCGAACTCGGCGTCGTCGGAGCGTTCGGCGAACGGGTCGGCGAGAACAGCCAGCAATCGCTCGAACGGGGCCAGGTCGTCGTGCTCCACCGCTGCGGTCAGCGCCGCCTCGACGCGGTGGTTGCGGGGGATGTAGATCGGATTCGCCCGGCGCATCGCATCCAGGTCGACCTCGCGCCCCTCATCAGTGGATCCGTTGCGCTGCAACCGTTCACGCCAGCGCTCCAGCCACTGGTCCAGGTCGGCCACACCGTCCGGGCCGAACCGATCGCGCAGCCGTTGGGCGTCGTCCGTCGTGGCAAGATCGACCAGGCCACGCCAGCCGAGGGTGAAGTCGACCTCGTGTCGGCGCAGTAGCTCGAGGTAGTCCTCGCCGAGGGCCCGATCGGCGACAACGTTCGCGTCGCCGGCACCCTCCGAGGTCGCGTCGATGCCGAGCTTGCGCCGCAGCACGGCGGTCCAGTGATGGGCGTAGCGCACGTCGACGTCGTCGAGGGCCGCGAGCAGCTGCGGCACCACCACGTCGCGATCATCGCCGATCAGCGGGCCGAGGGTCTCGGCGAACCGGGTCAGGTTCCACCCCGCGATCGCGGGCTGATTGCCGAAGGCGTAGCGGCCGCCGTGGTCGATCGAGCTGAACGCCGCCCGGGGGTCGTAGGCCTCGACGAAGGCGCACGGCCCGAAGTCGATCGTCTCGCCGGAGACCGTCATGTTGTCGGTGTTCATCACGCCGTGGATGAACCCGACGCCCATCCACCGGGCGATCAGCGCGGTCTGCCGATCGATCACGCCGCGCAACAGCGCGAGGTAGCGCTCGGCGTCCGGTTCGATCGCGGCGAGCTCGGGGTAGTGCCGCGCGATCGCGTACTCGGCCAGCCGCCGCAGCAGGCCGTGGTCACGGCGCGCGGCGAACTCGAAGGTGCCCACCCGTAGGTGCGAGGCCGCCACCCGGGTCAGGACGGCGCCCGGCAGCACCCGCTCGCGCTGCACTGTCTCGCCGGTGGCGACGGCGGCCAGCACCCGGGTGGTCGGGATGCCCAGGGCGTGCATCGCCTCGCCCATCAGGTACTCGCGCAGCACTGGCCCGAGGGCGGCCTTGCCGTCGCCGCCGCGTGAGAACGGGGTGCGGCCCGAGCCCTTGAAGGCCAGGTCGCGACGCACGCCGTGGACGTCGTCCAGCTCGCCCAGCAGCACCGCGCGGCCGTCACCGAGCAGCGGGCTGAAGCTGCCGAACTGGTGGCCGGAGTATGCCTGCGCGATCGGCTGGGCGCCGTCCGGCACGGTCGAACCGCTGAGCATCGCGAGGGCCTCGGGGGTCTCGATCCAGCCGTCCGGCAGCCCGAGCTCGGCCGCCAGGGCATGGTTCAGCCGGACGGCGCGTGGGTGCGGGGGCGCGCTGGGCGCCCACGCGACGTACGCGCCGTCCAGCTCACGGGCGTAGCTGTTGTCGAACTGCGGGACCCCAGCCGGGCCCGGTGCCGTCGCGGTCTGCGTCACGCCGGCTCAGTGCACCTTCTGCAGTGAGACGGCGTTGATGCAGTAGCGCAGGCCCGACGGTTCGGGGCCATCGGGGAAGACGTGCCCGAGGTGGGCGTCGCACACGTTGCAGACCGTCTCGACTCGCTGCATGCCGTGGCTGGTGTCGAGGTTGTAGGCCACGACGTCCGGGGCGACCGCCTGGGTGAAGCTCGGCCAGCCGGTGCCGCTCTCGAACTTGGTCGAGGAGTCGAACAGCTCGGTGCCGCAGCACACGCACTGGTAGAGGCCGGCGGTGAACAGGGAGCACAGGTCGGAGCTGAACGGCATCTCGGTGCCCGCCGATCGGGCCACGCGGTACTGCTCGCGGCTCAGCACCTCACGCCACTGCTGCGGGGTGCGCTCGTCACGGCGCGGTGGGGTCGGGTTGCCCTCGCGGGCCAGGCGCAGCACGCCGGGCCAGGTCAGGGTCTGGTCGGTGGGGGTCTGGGTGCTGGGGGTCTGCTCGCTCACACCCGGTCAAACTCGGACGGCGCCGCGCTTGTTCCGCCTCGAGTGCCGGGTCAGCTCGCGGGGCCGGCCAGCTTCACCGTGGGACTGACCTCGGTTCGGACGCTGGAGGGCTGAATGTCCATGGAGCATCGCCGCACACCCTGATAGGTGTACCCGGGTTTGCCCGAGAACACGGTCGACCCCGACCCGATCCCGATGGTGCGCTTCGCGGGCGCCGAGGCATCGCTGCTGGCGACCTCGAAGCTGCAGGTGAGGTCGTTCGGGTTGCCGTTCGAGCGGACCGCGGGCCACTTCATGGTGACCGTGGTGCCGGACACGGCGGCGGTGACCCCGGACAGGTCCGGCCAGCCGTAGGGGACGAAACTCACGGCCGCGGAGGTGGCGCACTTGCCGAGGGAGTTGCAGACCTCGGCGGTGAATCGATACTGCGTCGCGTTCGACAATCCGGTGACCGTCGTGGTGTAGCTGGTGACCCCGGCGCTCGGGGTGACGGGTTGGCTGCCGCCGTAGGTGATCGTGATCGAGGTGATCGTGCCCGAGGGGGTCGACACCGATGAGACCCGCAGCGGTGCAATGCCGTCGGACACCATGCGCGAGGCCACCGTGGCCTGGTTCACCTCGAGTACCGGCGTGGCGGGAGCCGGGGTCGCCGCGGGATCCACCTTCGGTGCCGGCACCGCTGCGGCGGGTTTGGTCGTGACGACCGGGGCAGTGACCTTGGTGGAGGTCGGCGCGGCGGGCTCGACCGGGATCACCGGAGCAGGTTGCTGCACGATCACCGTCTGCCCGCCGCCGGCCGGCGCGACAGGGACGGCGCCGGCCGAGGTCGTGACGGCAGTGCTCGCCGTCGCGGTCGCGGGCGACGCGCTGCGGGTCGTCGACCCGGTGGGCGCCGAGGCCGCCACCGTGGTGGTGCGCAGCGTGCGCGGCGTCCGGTTGACGGCCCAGATGATGCCGCCGGTGACGGCCAGGACGGCGGTCGCGCCCGAGGCCACCAGAGCCAGGCGCCGTGACCGCGTCGGGGGCTCGGGGTCGGTGAGGCCGCTGCCCCTGCCGCTGCCGATGCCGATGCCGATGTTCGGGTTCGGGTGCGGGTTCGGGGTGGCCTGGCCCGGCGCGATCCGCACGATGCGGGCGATCTCGGTGGGGGCTTCGGCCGGGTCCGGTACGGCGGGTGCGGCCGGTACGGCGGGTGCGGGGGAGGGGCTCGGGGGCCGGGCCGGGGTTGGAGGCGCCGCGACGGACGCTGGAAGCGGCCAGATGCCCTGAGCGGCCGGTGGCGTGGCCGGCCGCTTCGGCATCGTCACACCACCGGGCATCGTCGGTGAGGAGTCGGTCGCGGGCAACGGCGCCGTCCTCACCGGGAACGGGCCGGTGCCGGTCAGTCCGGGGGCGAGTCGTCGGAGCTCGGCGGCGATCCGGGTGGTCGTGGGACGTGCGTCGGGTGCCTTCGCCAGCATCTGGTCGAGCAGTGTCCAGAGCGCGTCCGGCAGGTTGGCCGGCCGGGGGGCGGGGTCGTCGTTGTGCGCCCGGATCAGAGCGTGAGCGTTGTCGCCGAGGAAGGGTGCGCGCCCGGTCAGCAGCTCGTAGAGCATCACCCCCAGCGCATAGACGTCGGTCGCGGCCGTGGCCGGGTGCCCCCGGGTCACCTCGGGGGCCAGGTAGCCAGGGGTACCGATCAGGGACGTGACTCGGGTGAGGGTGCCGGACAGCAGCCGGGAGACCCCGAAGTCGGTGAGGCGAACACCGATGGTGCCGTCGGAGGCCTTCTGACAGAGCACGTTGCCGGGCTTGAGGTCGCGGTGCACCACCCCGGCCGCATGGACGGCGGTCAGCGCCTCGGCGAGCTGGGCGGACAACTCGGCGGCCAGTTCCGGTGGGCACGGGCGCGGGACGGCGGTGGTGAGGCTGCCGCCGTCCACGTAGTCCATGACGATGGCGAGGTCGTCGCCGTCCAGGATCAGGTCGTGGACGGTGACCACGTGCGGGTGCGTGATGGTGCGCAGCAGCTGGCGTTCCTGAACGAAGCGGGCCACGAGCTCGGGATCCTCGGCGAGGTCGTCGCGCAGCAGTTTGATCGCCAGGTTCGGCTCGCCGTCGCGGATGCGTCCGCGGTAGACCCGGCCCATGGCCCCGCGCCCGATCACCTCGCCCAGCAGATATCGAGCACCGAGTGGTCGCTCCGGCCGCGCGGCGGACGTGGGCTCGGAAACGGGTTCAGAAATGGGCTCGGGTGTGGCGTCCTTGGTGCTCATGCATCCCCCTGCACTGTGGGGAATGGGTGCCGAATTCGCCGGCATTCCCCGAGATGCACCGTAGTTGATCCGTCGGTCGTGAATCGTCAGGTTTTGGAATTGGTCTCCCGCGGCGGCGCCGCGCGATGATGGCCGCGTGACGGACGTGCAGATCAATGGTGACGCGATACGGCTGGGCCAATTCCTGAAACTGGCGGACGTCGTCCAGGCCGGAGCCGAGGTCAAGGAGCTGTTGGCGGACGACGTGGTGCTGGTGAACGACCAGCCCGAGGATCGGCGGGGTCGCCAACTCGTCCCGGGCGATGTGGTCGCGGTGCGGGGCCAGGTGTTACGCGTGACTCGGGCCGCTGTGTAGGCACGCGGCCCGACGGCGGTGGGTGACCACCCGCCGTCGGGCGGCGGATGTCAGGGACGTCCGTTGGCCGTCGAGCAGCTGAGGACGCCGTCGACGTAGGTGTAGCCGCCGTCACCGGCCACGTCGGTGATCGTGAAGTCGACCGCGTGTCCGCTCAGAGTGGCGTTCAGCGAGGCGGTGCCCACCGCCGTCACCGACCCGACCTGCAGATCGGCCGTCTCCTGAACGATGTTCAACGATCCGACGTTGCCGGCGGCGCCGTCCTTGGCGAGCTGGAACGTGCCGGACCGGCAGCTGGTGGCATCGAGGTGGAGGAATCGATAGGGGCCGGGGTAGTCGTACCTTGCGACCCAGCGGAACAAAGTGCCGTTGATCGGCACGGTTGCGGTGGTGTCGCGCATGATCGTGCTCAACGGAACCTTGGCGTAACTGCGCAGCACATGCGCCGACGAGGCGACCACCTTGCGCTTCGCGTTCAGCACCACGATGCGGTACGAGTACGTCCCCCGAATCGGCGCCTTGGTGGTGGTGGATCCCTTGAGCGTGCGCAGGTAGACCACGTTCATCCAGCGGTTGGCTGTGCCGGTGGTCCGCTGCAGGAGCAGGCGGGCACCGCGCGGCGTTCCCGTGGCCGACCAGACGACGCGCACGGTGGCGCCCTGATCGACCTGACTGTTCGAGAAGTACCACCCGACACGGGGTTTGGCGATGGCCGCCTCGGCGCTCGGACTGAAGGCCAGCGGTACGGCAGCCAGTGCCAGCACAACCGTAATTCGGCTCAGCCATGCCCTGATGGTGCGCATGCCGAATGTCATGGAAATGTCCCCTCCTCGGAGAAAAGCGACCTCGATACCGAATGACCCGGTCGAGCACCGCGGGGAGGGCGCCGCAGTGCCTGTCAATGGTCGATCTGCGTCCTTCCTACACC is from Kineosporiaceae bacterium and encodes:
- a CDS encoding dynamin family protein translates to MPPGDSVGRPPSSLLGQTHRLIEHALTVYSGSAPRAEAPVRQRLMDLRRRLDAPLRVAVAGRVKAGKSTLLNALIGERLAPTDAGECTRVVTWYTDGHTYQVTLTRPDGSSRQARFGRQDGPIEIDLAGEAPDQLHSITISWPSQALRRSTLIDTPGIGSLSEQIARRTWELLASDDEVTPADAVIYLMTHAHRDDVEFLAGFHDREVSRPNPVNAIAVLSRADEIGAGRADALRSAAAIARRLAADPQVRRVAQTVVPVAGLLAQTATTLTEREAKQLELIAALPAPDAELLLLSADRFVTTLPDLGLSAAERTALLDRFGLFGLRAALTVLRRRTVTASELARELTAVSGLDDLNAVLQSLFHERAELLKSRSALLGVDALVRRHPVPGATALAAAVEQILAGAHPLHELRVLSSLRAGWVTGRPEVLAELEQVIGGAGQSVTSRLGLPPDAGPTSRRQAATSALLAWQRRAESPLCPRQLAVAARVAIRTCEGIITEESGGHHV
- a CDS encoding serine/threonine protein kinase; the encoded protein is MSTKDATPEPISEPVSEPTSAARPERPLGARYLLGEVIGRGAMGRVYRGRIRDGEPNLAIKLLRDDLAEDPELVARFVQERQLLRTITHPHVVTVHDLILDGDDLAIVMDYVDGGSLTTAVPRPCPPELAAELSAQLAEALTAVHAAGVVHRDLKPGNVLCQKASDGTIGVRLTDFGVSRLLSGTLTRVTSLIGTPGYLAPEVTRGHPATAATDVYALGVMLYELLTGRAPFLGDNAHALIRAHNDDPAPRPANLPDALWTLLDQMLAKAPDARPTTTRIAAELRRLAPGLTGTGPFPVRTAPLPATDSSPTMPGGVTMPKRPATPPAAQGIWPLPASVAAPPTPARPPSPSPAPAVPAAPAVPDPAEAPTEIARIVRIAPGQATPNPHPNPNIGIGIGSGRGSGLTDPEPPTRSRRLALVASGATAVLAVTGGIIWAVNRTPRTLRTTTVAASAPTGSTTRSASPATATASTAVTTSAGAVPVAPAGGGQTVIVQQPAPVIPVEPAAPTSTKVTAPVVTTKPAAAVPAPKVDPAATPAPATPVLEVNQATVASRMVSDGIAPLRVSSVSTPSGTITSITITYGGSQPVTPSAGVTSYTTTVTGLSNATQYRFTAEVCNSLGKCATSAAVSFVPYGWPDLSGVTAAVSGTTVTMKWPAVRSNGNPNDLTCSFEVASSDASAPAKRTIGIGSGSTVFSGKPGYTYQGVRRCSMDIQPSSVRTEVSPTVKLAGPAS
- a CDS encoding YdiU family protein, whose protein sequence is MTQTATAPGPAGVPQFDNSYARELDGAYVAWAPSAPPHPRAVRLNHALAAELGLPDGWIETPEALAMLSGSTVPDGAQPIAQAYSGHQFGSFSPLLGDGRAVLLGELDDVHGVRRDLAFKGSGRTPFSRGGDGKAALGPVLREYLMGEAMHALGIPTTRVLAAVATGETVQRERVLPGAVLTRVAASHLRVGTFEFAARRDHGLLRRLAEYAIARHYPELAAIEPDAERYLALLRGVIDRQTALIARWMGVGFIHGVMNTDNMTVSGETIDFGPCAFVEAYDPRAAFSSIDHGGRYAFGNQPAIAGWNLTRFAETLGPLIGDDRDVVVPQLLAALDDVDVRYAHHWTAVLRRKLGIDATSEGAGDANVVADRALGEDYLELLRRHEVDFTLGWRGLVDLATTDDAQRLRDRFGPDGVADLDQWLERWRERLQRNGSTDEGREVDLDAMRRANPIYIPRNHRVEAALTAAVEHDDLAPFERLLAVLADPFAERSDDAEFAEPAPTDVTATYRTFCGT
- a CDS encoding RNA-binding S4 domain-containing protein, producing MTDVQINGDAIRLGQFLKLADVVQAGAEVKELLADDVVLVNDQPEDRRGRQLVPGDVVAVRGQVLRVTRAAV
- the msrB gene encoding peptide-methionine (R)-S-oxide reductase MsrB; translated protein: MTWPGVLRLAREGNPTPPRRDERTPQQWREVLSREQYRVARSAGTEMPFSSDLCSLFTAGLYQCVCCGTELFDSSTKFESGTGWPSFTQAVAPDVVAYNLDTSHGMQRVETVCNVCDAHLGHVFPDGPEPSGLRYCINAVSLQKVH
- a CDS encoding dynamin family protein — translated: MPAPTESLDRTRALVELGLQACTAYGRPDLGHRLTLLRRRLADPGFHVVVTGEFKQGKSSLVNALVGAPCCPVDDDLATAVATYLRHGEHPSACLVYDGDPPRREPIAAGSLRRHVVEPHRATDAASSTNPTAARTADHLIGVEVRLPRALLAGGLVLVDTPGLGGLASSHAAITLTAAATADALLFVTDASRELTAAEVAFLRAARDLCPAVLCVLTKIDLYPQWRTIRDLDQAHLATALPDVELVAVSSTLRHLAARGADRALNEESGFPPLVRFVAEQVTGDARHRQATLAAAEVISVCRQLEVPFDSERAVLVDPARSRSIIDDLAATRRQVDELRGAASRWNQTLSDGIADLTADVDHDLRRRIRLTVEAADEAIEAADPLDAWPTLEAWLESRTAHELVANYTLLKTRALALSDHVGQHFRDGSSPLTGLGVYDPTGVLNRQSLTHEVALERMTAGTQTMVALRSSYTGMLMFTVLGSLLHLSLGPLGVGVGLVMGQRGLKEEKKRRLEHRRALARQAVRRYCDDVQFVIGKDSRDTLRRIQRQLRDHYATRADELSRSSGTALRAATEAAEAGQSERTRRLRDVDAELDRLRRLRTMAEAIATPPSAALTDVEDQEPGGSTRAAG